The proteins below come from a single Catenulispora sp. EB89 genomic window:
- a CDS encoding STAS domain-containing protein, which yields MAVEGFSVEVDNDPDRGGAAAVSGDGKGGGQAVTVTVAGDVDLAAADTLWSVLDEYVHAGAQVVVDCSRVAFLDSMGLRTLIRAQHKAGASGARLTLAAPSEAVLRVLQLAGVADLFVLDISGSGSGR from the coding sequence ATGGCGGTCGAGGGCTTCTCGGTCGAGGTCGACAACGACCCGGACCGGGGCGGAGCCGCCGCGGTGTCCGGGGACGGCAAGGGCGGCGGCCAGGCGGTCACGGTCACCGTGGCCGGCGACGTGGACCTGGCGGCGGCGGACACGCTGTGGAGCGTGCTGGACGAGTACGTGCACGCCGGGGCGCAGGTGGTCGTGGACTGCTCGCGCGTGGCGTTCCTGGACTCCATGGGCCTGCGGACGCTGATCCGCGCGCAGCACAAGGCCGGCGCCTCGGGCGCACGCCTGACGCTGGCCGCGCCGTCGGAGGCGGTGCTGCGGGTGCTCCAGCTGGCGGGCGTCGCCGACCTGTTCGTGCTCGACATCAGCGGGAGCGGCAGCGGACGCTGA
- a CDS encoding FtsX-like permease family protein, producing MRTVSFSNLRHRRGAYLASFLNLFLGGAILTGFAALFETGSAPGVSKTDRSALQTTALVIGGWGALIIAFGTAATLSLTVRQREKEIALLKAAGALPRQIRRMITTETAILLAAAAVPAIPTGMVVGRTVLAALKSSHQVSDGVGLKFGATTLAIGLGDVALAALAAAIVAGRRAANQSTAASLVSAATGEAGMSRKRKIAAVVVILLGLDAGVMSATMLKDDPNAAMASAGQACILTSVGLALLAPALVRIAGRVLGPLMRRSGGYLAEAELRLNARQAASVLMPVILFVGLANGTLYEQFIQDDANRAQHVHLSADDKGVQTLSFLVVGMITLFAAVVVANIAVVGTLHRRKEFGQRRLIGDTPGDVRRSLGWEACAIVAAGLFFGSLAALAGIIPFSYARTGHLIPDQGVGVFLAVAASVTALTLAACLGAARRVLSVPALAAITA from the coding sequence ATGCGCACTGTGAGCTTCAGCAATCTGCGACACCGGCGCGGGGCCTACCTCGCCTCGTTCCTGAACCTGTTCCTCGGCGGCGCGATCCTCACCGGTTTCGCAGCACTTTTCGAAACCGGCAGCGCGCCGGGCGTGTCCAAGACCGACCGTTCGGCCCTGCAGACCACGGCCTTGGTCATCGGCGGCTGGGGCGCGCTGATCATCGCCTTCGGCACCGCCGCGACGCTGAGCCTGACGGTGCGGCAGCGGGAGAAGGAGATCGCGCTGCTCAAGGCGGCCGGCGCGCTGCCCCGGCAGATCCGCCGCATGATCACCACCGAGACCGCGATCCTGCTGGCGGCCGCCGCCGTCCCGGCGATCCCGACCGGCATGGTCGTGGGCCGGACCGTGCTGGCCGCGCTGAAGTCCTCGCACCAGGTCTCGGACGGCGTCGGTCTCAAGTTCGGCGCCACCACCCTGGCGATCGGGCTCGGCGACGTCGCGCTGGCCGCGCTGGCCGCCGCGATCGTGGCCGGCCGCCGCGCGGCGAACCAGAGCACCGCGGCCTCGCTGGTCTCGGCCGCCACCGGCGAGGCCGGGATGTCGCGCAAGCGCAAGATCGCCGCGGTCGTGGTGATCCTGCTCGGCCTGGACGCCGGCGTGATGAGCGCGACGATGCTGAAGGACGACCCGAACGCGGCGATGGCCAGCGCCGGCCAGGCCTGCATCCTGACCAGTGTCGGGCTTGCGCTGCTGGCCCCGGCCCTGGTCCGGATCGCCGGCCGGGTGCTCGGCCCGCTGATGCGCCGCAGCGGCGGGTACCTGGCCGAGGCCGAACTCCGGCTGAACGCGCGGCAGGCGGCCTCCGTCCTCATGCCGGTGATCCTGTTCGTCGGCCTGGCCAACGGCACGCTGTACGAGCAGTTCATCCAGGACGACGCCAACCGCGCGCAGCACGTGCACCTGTCCGCCGACGACAAGGGCGTGCAGACCCTCAGCTTCCTGGTGGTCGGCATGATCACGCTCTTCGCGGCCGTCGTCGTGGCGAACATCGCGGTGGTCGGCACGCTGCACCGCCGCAAGGAGTTCGGCCAGCGCCGGCTGATCGGCGACACGCCGGGCGACGTGCGGCGCTCCCTGGGCTGGGAGGCGTGCGCGATCGTGGCGGCCGGGCTGTTCTTCGGCTCGCTGGCGGCACTGGCCGGCATCATCCCGTTCAGCTACGCCCGGACCGGCCACCTGATCCCGGACCAGGGCGTCGGGGTGTTCCTCGCGGTGGCGGCGAGCGTCACGGCGCTGACCCTGGCCGCGTGCCTGGGCGCCGCCCGGCGGGTGCTGAGCGTGCCGGCGCTGGCCGCGATCACCGCGTAG
- a CDS encoding LCP family protein: MPDQTPPRRPRPQPPYDLSPRAPGSRPRPQDDLRYWTPRPQQPPRPPGPPRGERPEYAGRPERRPPRRRRATVAARALACTASAAIVVASAATWAAYHNLTSGLLTSDAINEIRSGEKGYVAPHLDGSVNLLLIGLDSRKDMNGADLPTDFVEQELHAGSSDIGGYNTNVLIFMHIPADGGRVTAFSIARDDYVEEPGGTSTVGDIPDLGMHKIKEAYGRAKAIAVDRLKAGGVTDQAQIEKVSREVGRESTIRAVQLLTGEHVDHLAEINLLGFYDVAKAVGPIEVCLNHPVYDPIEDGAGTGLKLPAGHSMLDAATALQFVRQRFHLLRGDFDRNRRQQAFLSSVMHKLKTEGVIGDLGKMQGLFDVVKKDVVIDDSWDVLDFADRAQNLTAGSADFRELPITGQPVLPGDGSVNTVNPVQIRQIVMTGFGDAKQFANEMTQNGEVPQNGEGGDPASAMGPRGLNDSGGGLGQDRSALPDQAGVAGASGVTGTSGVAGTSQAAGAAPALPPLPAAPGAATGMRPAAIAPTDTHTVVDVYNATAKNGLATTVGDWLAASGWPVDKTAGATAESRTTILYGKGAAKAAGQLAATLGVQAVPAPSARTAAGHVLIRLGADYTPPGGPQPPAPTDGTGPGPTDSATPDPSGTPDPANSPGIAMDNGITCVN; the protein is encoded by the coding sequence GTGCCTGACCAGACTCCCCCGCGGCGCCCCCGACCGCAGCCTCCTTACGACCTGTCGCCGCGCGCGCCGGGCTCGCGTCCGCGCCCGCAGGACGACCTGCGGTACTGGACTCCGCGTCCGCAGCAGCCGCCGCGTCCTCCGGGTCCGCCGCGCGGTGAGCGTCCGGAGTACGCCGGGCGTCCCGAGCGGCGCCCGCCGCGCCGCCGCCGCGCAACCGTCGCGGCCCGCGCGCTGGCCTGCACGGCCTCGGCGGCGATCGTCGTGGCCAGCGCCGCGACCTGGGCCGCGTACCACAACCTGACCTCCGGCCTGCTGACCTCCGACGCGATCAACGAGATCCGCTCCGGCGAGAAGGGCTATGTCGCCCCGCACCTGGACGGCTCGGTCAACCTGCTGCTGATCGGCCTGGACTCGCGCAAGGACATGAACGGCGCCGACCTGCCGACCGACTTCGTCGAGCAGGAACTGCACGCCGGTTCCTCCGACATCGGCGGCTACAACACCAACGTCCTGATCTTCATGCACATCCCGGCCGACGGCGGCCGCGTCACCGCGTTCTCGATCGCCCGCGACGACTACGTCGAGGAGCCCGGCGGCACCTCGACCGTCGGCGACATCCCGGATCTGGGCATGCACAAGATCAAGGAGGCGTACGGCCGCGCGAAGGCGATCGCGGTGGATCGGCTGAAGGCCGGTGGTGTGACCGACCAGGCGCAGATCGAGAAGGTCAGCCGCGAGGTGGGCCGGGAGTCCACGATCCGGGCCGTGCAGCTGCTCACCGGCGAGCACGTGGACCACCTGGCCGAGATCAACCTGCTGGGCTTCTACGACGTCGCCAAGGCCGTGGGCCCGATCGAGGTCTGCCTGAACCACCCGGTGTACGACCCGATCGAGGACGGCGCGGGCACCGGGCTGAAGCTGCCGGCCGGGCACTCGATGCTGGACGCCGCCACCGCGCTGCAGTTCGTGCGGCAGCGCTTCCACCTGCTGCGCGGCGACTTCGACCGCAACCGGCGGCAGCAGGCGTTCCTGTCGTCGGTGATGCACAAGCTCAAGACCGAGGGCGTGATCGGCGACCTGGGGAAGATGCAGGGGCTGTTCGACGTGGTGAAGAAGGACGTGGTCATCGACGACTCCTGGGACGTGCTGGACTTCGCCGACCGCGCGCAGAACCTGACGGCCGGCAGCGCCGACTTCCGCGAGCTGCCGATCACCGGGCAGCCGGTGCTGCCGGGCGACGGGTCGGTCAACACCGTGAACCCGGTGCAGATCCGGCAGATCGTGATGACAGGGTTCGGCGACGCGAAGCAGTTCGCGAACGAGATGACGCAGAACGGGGAGGTGCCGCAGAACGGGGAGGGCGGGGACCCGGCGTCGGCGATGGGGCCGCGCGGGCTCAACGATTCCGGCGGCGGGCTCGGGCAGGACCGTTCGGCGCTGCCGGATCAGGCGGGGGTTGCGGGGGCTTCCGGGGTTACAGGGACTTCCGGTGTCGCGGGGACTTCGCAGGCGGCCGGCGCCGCTCCGGCCCTCCCGCCGCTGCCCGCCGCCCCCGGCGCGGCCACCGGCATGCGTCCGGCCGCGATCGCGCCGACCGACACGCACACCGTCGTCGACGTCTACAACGCCACCGCGAAAAACGGCCTGGCGACCACGGTCGGCGACTGGCTCGCCGCCTCCGGCTGGCCGGTGGACAAGACCGCGGGCGCCACCGCCGAGTCCCGCACCACGATCCTGTACGGCAAGGGCGCGGCCAAGGCCGCCGGCCAGCTCGCGGCCACCCTCGGCGTGCAGGCGGTACCGGCGCCGTCGGCCCGCACCGCGGCCGGGCATGTGCTGATCAGGCTCGGCGCCGACTACACTCCGCCCGGTGGCCCCCAGCCCCCGGCGCCGACCGACGGGACCGGACCGGGCCCGACGGACTCCGCGACACCGGATCCGTCCGGCACCCCGGATCCGGCGAACTCGCCCGGCATCGCCATGGACAACGGGATCACCTGTGTGAACTGA
- a CDS encoding ATP-binding protein, translated as MTSRRTAQSHQSAQTHLSAHTELTPGPSAPGRARAFLTETCRRWHADDFVTDAALVVSELVTNAVRHAGTEMRLGLELRDGTLTVRVHDHGPGLPRLIPPAERGFGGQGLAIVVQLAQAWGVAVEDDGGKAVWCRLGPRAAVPAGAGTQGSLWKGDQDIWSA; from the coding sequence ATGACCTCGCGCCGGACGGCCCAGAGCCACCAGTCGGCCCAGACCCACCTGTCGGCCCACACCGAGCTGACGCCCGGGCCCTCGGCCCCGGGCCGGGCCCGGGCCTTCCTGACCGAGACCTGCCGCCGCTGGCACGCCGACGACTTCGTCACCGACGCCGCGCTGGTGGTCAGCGAGCTGGTCACGAACGCCGTCCGGCACGCCGGCACCGAGATGCGGCTCGGCCTGGAGCTGCGCGACGGCACGCTGACCGTGCGCGTCCACGACCACGGCCCCGGGCTGCCCCGGCTCATCCCGCCGGCCGAACGCGGGTTCGGCGGCCAGGGGCTGGCTATCGTGGTGCAGTTGGCCCAGGCCTGGGGGGTCGCGGTCGAGGACGACGGCGGGAAGGCCGTATGGTGCCGACTCGGGCCGCGCGCGGCGGTCCCGGCCGGGGCGGGCACGCAAGGGTCGCTGTGGAAAGGGGATCAGGACATATGGAGCGCGTGA
- a CDS encoding histidine kinase: protein MAGLPEAVGGGADAWRARGAATALAAGRGLVIAPVSLLAGIPLLVAAALALGLMPVTGGLLVPPVIGAVRGLANWQRGIAGRWSGVGIESPYLPRAGRGRLRWLLGDPATWRDLLWLVTNVPIGMALGLLPATLVGWGVVGVGSVPGLALSSDPFWPFGLGFGLPALVLAPFVGPSLVRAQALWARALLAPTDVGERISTLTVTRERVSDDAESELRRIERDLHDGAQARLAAVGLSLGMAEDLVRENPDEAIALLAEAREHSGAALAELRSLVRGILPPVLAERGLGDALRALAYASPIPVEVRSDLYQTWRLPAPRESALYFGIAEALANVLKHSGAARARIDVFRRDDKVVGEGCVVAEIWDDGVGGADLSRGDGLAGVRRRLAAFDGRLTLDSPVGGPTTVTLEVPCE from the coding sequence ATGGCCGGACTGCCGGAGGCGGTCGGAGGTGGGGCCGACGCCTGGCGCGCGCGTGGCGCCGCGACCGCCCTGGCGGCCGGCCGGGGTCTGGTGATCGCGCCGGTCTCGCTGCTGGCGGGGATCCCGCTGCTGGTGGCGGCGGCGCTGGCGCTGGGCCTGATGCCGGTCACCGGAGGCCTGCTGGTGCCGCCGGTGATCGGGGCCGTGCGCGGCCTGGCGAACTGGCAGCGGGGGATCGCGGGGCGCTGGAGCGGGGTCGGGATCGAGTCGCCCTACCTGCCGCGGGCCGGCCGCGGCCGGCTGCGCTGGCTGCTCGGCGACCCCGCGACCTGGCGGGATCTGCTGTGGCTGGTCACCAACGTCCCGATCGGGATGGCGCTCGGGCTGCTGCCGGCGACGCTGGTCGGGTGGGGAGTGGTCGGCGTGGGCTCGGTGCCCGGGCTGGCGCTCAGCAGCGATCCGTTCTGGCCCTTCGGGCTGGGCTTCGGCCTCCCGGCGCTGGTGCTGGCGCCGTTCGTGGGCCCGTCACTCGTTCGGGCGCAGGCGCTGTGGGCCCGCGCGCTGCTGGCCCCGACCGACGTCGGCGAACGCATCAGCACCCTGACCGTGACCCGCGAGCGGGTCAGCGACGACGCCGAGTCCGAGCTGCGCCGCATCGAGCGCGACCTGCACGACGGCGCGCAGGCCCGGCTCGCGGCGGTCGGCCTGAGCCTGGGCATGGCCGAGGACCTGGTCCGGGAGAACCCCGACGAGGCCATCGCGCTGCTGGCCGAGGCCCGCGAGCACAGCGGCGCCGCGCTGGCCGAGCTGCGCTCGCTGGTCCGCGGGATCCTGCCGCCGGTGCTGGCCGAGCGCGGACTCGGGGACGCCCTGCGGGCGCTGGCCTATGCCTCGCCGATCCCGGTGGAGGTCCGCAGCGATCTGTATCAGACATGGCGGCTGCCAGCCCCGCGCGAGTCGGCGCTGTACTTCGGGATCGCCGAGGCCCTGGCGAACGTGCTGAAGCACAGCGGCGCGGCCCGGGCCCGGATCGACGTGTTCCGGCGTGACGACAAGGTGGTCGGCGAGGGCTGTGTCGTGGCGGAGATCTGGGACGACGGCGTCGGCGGCGCGGACCTGTCGCGCGGTGACGGTCTGGCCGGAGTGCGGCGCCGCTTGGCCGCCTTCGACGGGCGGCTGACGCTGGACAGCCCGGTCGGCGGGCCGACGACGGTGACGCTGGAGGTGCCGTGCGAGTAA
- a CDS encoding response regulator, with translation MRVVLAEDQALLRDGLVRLLTAHGFEVAVAVETGPDLLDALLAERPDVAVADIRLPPTFKNEGLAAALEARRQVPGLPVLILSQHVEPLYARELLSDSAGAIGYLLKDRVSNVRSFVDALRTVAGGGTAMDPEVIAQMLARRSRDRRLGSLTPREREVLAAMAEGHANAGIAARLVITEKAVSNHINTIFAKLGLLPDLDGNRRVLAVLAFLDAA, from the coding sequence ATGCGCGTAGTGCTGGCCGAGGACCAGGCGCTCCTCCGGGACGGCCTGGTCCGCCTGCTGACCGCCCACGGCTTCGAGGTGGCGGTCGCCGTCGAGACCGGCCCCGACCTGCTCGACGCGCTCCTCGCCGAACGCCCGGACGTGGCCGTCGCCGACATCCGCCTGCCGCCGACCTTCAAGAACGAGGGCCTGGCCGCCGCGCTGGAGGCCCGGCGCCAGGTGCCCGGCCTGCCGGTGCTGATCCTGTCGCAGCACGTCGAGCCGCTTTACGCGCGTGAGCTGCTCTCCGACAGCGCCGGGGCTATCGGGTATCTGCTGAAGGACCGCGTTTCGAACGTGCGTTCGTTCGTGGATGCGCTGCGGACCGTCGCCGGCGGCGGCACCGCCATGGACCCCGAGGTCATCGCCCAGATGCTGGCCCGGCGCTCCCGGGACCGACGCCTGGGCTCACTGACCCCGCGCGAGCGCGAAGTGCTGGCCGCGATGGCCGAAGGGCACGCCAACGCCGGGATCGCCGCCAGGCTGGTGATCACCGAGAAGGCGGTCAGCAACCACATCAACACGATTTTCGCCAAGCTCGGGCTGCTCCCGGACCTCGACGGGAACCGGCGGGTGCTGGCCGTGCTGGCGTTCCTCGACGCGGCCTGA
- a CDS encoding SigB/SigF/SigG family RNA polymerase sigma factor — translation MTEIATGKASPAASAPASAAASAPAAVPASTAPARVVRADRRLPDQDTDIPLPSIPSPRLGGVPRDRAEHRAEIHRRFEVLAECEPDSVSYRTLRDELIAEHMNYARYVASRFSVPADTAEDLEQVAYLALIKAVDNFDPSRGTAFLGYLTPMVAGEIKRYFRDSTWDVHVPRRMQELSLALHGAPAEQLERRLGRSPTIAELAEHLGAQPEEIVEAFDASAAYSATSLERPLVPGDEQGASLGETLGGDDDAYEWVVDREALKPLLTALPEKDKRILLMRFFRGMTQSQIGTELGVSQMQVSRYLTRILGTLRDAVLVEDGDEESGKP, via the coding sequence GTGACTGAGATCGCGACTGGGAAGGCATCGCCGGCGGCCTCGGCGCCTGCATCCGCCGCCGCCTCCGCCCCCGCCGCGGTGCCGGCCTCGACGGCACCGGCGCGCGTCGTGCGCGCCGACCGCCGACTCCCGGACCAGGACACGGACATCCCCCTGCCGAGCATTCCCTCACCCCGGCTCGGCGGCGTGCCGCGGGACCGCGCCGAGCACCGCGCGGAGATCCACCGGCGCTTCGAAGTGCTGGCGGAGTGCGAGCCGGACAGCGTGAGCTACCGCACCCTGCGCGACGAGCTGATCGCCGAGCACATGAACTACGCGCGCTACGTCGCCTCGCGCTTCAGCGTCCCCGCCGACACCGCCGAGGACCTGGAGCAGGTCGCGTACCTGGCGCTGATCAAGGCGGTCGACAACTTCGACCCCTCGCGCGGCACCGCCTTCCTGGGCTACCTCACCCCGATGGTGGCCGGCGAGATCAAGCGCTACTTCCGCGACTCCACCTGGGACGTGCACGTCCCCCGCCGCATGCAGGAGCTGAGCCTGGCCCTGCACGGCGCCCCGGCCGAGCAGCTGGAGCGCCGGCTGGGGCGCTCGCCGACGATCGCCGAGCTGGCCGAGCACCTCGGCGCGCAGCCGGAGGAGATCGTCGAGGCCTTCGACGCCTCGGCCGCCTACAGCGCCACCTCGCTGGAGCGGCCGCTGGTGCCCGGCGACGAGCAGGGCGCGAGCCTGGGCGAGACGCTCGGCGGGGACGACGACGCCTACGAGTGGGTCGTGGACCGCGAGGCGCTGAAGCCACTGCTGACGGCGCTGCCGGAGAAGGACAAGCGGATCCTGCTGATGCGGTTCTTCCGGGGCATGACGCAGAGTCAGATCGGGACCGAGCTCGGCGTTTCGCAGATGCAGGTGTCGCGGTATCTGACGCGGATCCTGGGGACGCTGCGGGACGCGGTGCTCGTCGAGGACGGCGACGAGGAGTCGGGCAAGCCCTGA
- a CDS encoding ABC transporter ATP-binding protein produces the protein MEDALRLESVSKTFGDQVKVAALDRVSLGLPYGTFTAVMGPSGSGKSTLLNCASGLERPDSGRILIGGQELDTSDETAATRFRRGRIGFVFQAFNLLPTLTVWQNVLLPARIAGTSVDKRRARALLDRIGLGDRLDHRPAELSGGQQQRVAIARAIVNRPALLFADEPTGALDSARAAEVLMLLGESVREFGQTVVMVTHDPVAAAYADRVLFLADGRIVDEMRAPRAAGVAARMAEFGAASRSGAKAA, from the coding sequence ATGGAAGACGCGCTGCGTCTGGAATCAGTCAGCAAGACGTTCGGCGACCAGGTGAAGGTCGCCGCTCTGGACCGGGTCAGCCTCGGCCTGCCCTACGGCACCTTCACCGCCGTCATGGGCCCCTCCGGCTCCGGCAAGAGCACCCTGCTCAACTGCGCCTCCGGCCTGGAGCGCCCGGACTCCGGCCGGATCCTGATCGGCGGCCAGGAACTCGACACCTCCGACGAGACCGCCGCCACCCGCTTCCGGCGCGGCCGCATCGGCTTCGTGTTCCAGGCCTTCAACCTGCTGCCGACCCTGACCGTCTGGCAGAACGTGCTGCTGCCGGCGCGGATCGCCGGGACTTCGGTCGACAAGCGGCGCGCGCGGGCCCTGCTGGACCGGATCGGCCTCGGCGACCGGCTGGACCACCGGCCGGCTGAGCTGTCCGGGGGCCAGCAGCAGCGGGTCGCGATCGCCCGCGCCATCGTGAACCGGCCGGCGCTGCTGTTCGCCGACGAGCCGACCGGGGCGCTGGACTCGGCGCGCGCCGCCGAGGTGCTGATGCTGCTCGGGGAGTCGGTGCGGGAGTTCGGGCAGACCGTGGTGATGGTGACGCACGACCCGGTCGCCGCCGCGTACGCCGACCGCGTGCTGTTCCTGGCCGACGGCCGGATCGTGGACGAGATGCGGGCCCCGCGGGCGGCCGGCGTGGCGGCGCGGATGGCCGAGTTCGGCGCCGCCTCCCGGTCCGGCGCGAAGGCGGCCTGA
- a CDS encoding ATP-binding protein — protein sequence MERVSGVGGEDGVGTGAGRRGEADDADGRVPVTLSIPAERDYVVLVRSAAGHLGVRAGFSMAEMGDWRLAVDEACGLLLLPDEVDATGEELDCVFRLGPEGLALTVSAEARPGSKPQVGGFGWSLLAALVDDLQWAEEQGRVRVDIVKRAAGEGVPGPDGTARAGVR from the coding sequence ATGGAGCGCGTGAGCGGTGTGGGTGGTGAGGACGGCGTCGGCACGGGTGCCGGCCGCCGCGGCGAGGCCGACGATGCCGACGGTCGTGTCCCGGTAACACTGAGCATCCCCGCCGAGCGCGACTACGTGGTGCTGGTCCGGTCCGCGGCCGGCCATCTCGGCGTGCGCGCCGGCTTCTCGATGGCCGAGATGGGCGACTGGCGGCTGGCCGTCGACGAGGCGTGCGGCCTGCTCCTGCTGCCCGACGAGGTCGACGCCACCGGCGAGGAGCTGGACTGCGTCTTCCGGCTGGGCCCGGAAGGCCTGGCGCTGACCGTCTCCGCCGAGGCCCGGCCGGGCTCCAAACCGCAGGTCGGCGGGTTCGGCTGGTCGCTGCTGGCGGCGCTCGTCGACGACCTGCAGTGGGCCGAGGAACAGGGCCGGGTCCGCGTCGACATCGTCAAGCGCGCGGCCGGCGAAGGCGTGCCAGGACCCGACGGTACGGCCCGGGCGGGGGTGCGGTGA
- a CDS encoding DUF6542 domain-containing protein encodes MPHTPGTHGSCHRAPTTRTNITAGRVTVLLVLVPAIGMFFGGVLFAVLCAAAAALAALRVRPDGLWWVLPLAPVAIWAVCVGREVFDASGGGAKQAVAVAHGMIDAFPAMVVTLLVTAAVALLRRLARGSARA; translated from the coding sequence ATGCCACACACCCCCGGCACTCACGGCAGCTGTCATCGAGCACCCACCACCCGCACGAACATCACGGCGGGGCGCGTCACGGTCCTGCTCGTGCTCGTCCCGGCGATCGGGATGTTCTTCGGCGGCGTGCTGTTCGCGGTGCTGTGCGCGGCCGCCGCGGCGCTGGCCGCGCTGCGGGTGCGGCCGGACGGACTGTGGTGGGTGCTGCCGCTGGCGCCGGTGGCGATCTGGGCGGTGTGCGTGGGGCGCGAGGTCTTCGACGCCTCCGGCGGCGGCGCCAAGCAGGCGGTCGCGGTGGCGCACGGCATGATCGACGCCTTCCCTGCGATGGTGGTGACGCTGCTGGTCACGGCCGCCGTGGCGCTGTTACGCCGGCTCGCCCGGGGGTCGGCCCGTGCCTGA